Proteins from a single region of Mucilaginibacter daejeonensis:
- the purB gene encoding adenylosuccinate lyase, translating into MSLTPLMAISPVDGRYHNATSSLAAYFSEFALIKYRVQVEIEYFIALCQHPLPQLAGVDASVFPQLRAIYEQFSEADAQAIKDIEKVTNHDVKAVEYFIKQKFDALGGLDQYKEFIHFGLTSQDINNTAIPYSFKQALLKVYYPAIDDLLATLKGYAQEWKAVPMLAHTHGQPASPTRLGKEIEVFIERIEKQLELAKAIPYSAKFGGATGNFNAHNVAYPAISWVTFGNHFVNSVLGLSRSQHTTQIEHYDNFAAQCDALKRINNIIMDLDRDMWTYISMNYFKQKIKAGEVGSSAMPHKVNPIDFENSEGNIGMANALFEHLAAKLPVSRLQRDLTDSTVLRNIGVPVAHSLIAIKSTIRGLNKLLLNEAAIQRDLEDNWAVVAEAIQTILRRENFPNPYEALKDLTRTNQQINAQSISVFVDGLEVSDAVKAELKQISPWTYTGV; encoded by the coding sequence ATGTCACTTACTCCGCTTATGGCCATATCGCCGGTCGATGGCCGTTATCACAACGCTACTTCATCGCTGGCCGCTTACTTCTCTGAATTTGCCCTGATCAAATACCGTGTACAGGTCGAGATAGAATACTTTATCGCCCTGTGCCAGCATCCATTGCCACAACTGGCCGGTGTTGATGCGTCGGTATTCCCGCAGTTACGCGCCATTTATGAGCAGTTCAGCGAAGCCGACGCGCAAGCCATTAAGGATATTGAAAAAGTGACCAACCATGACGTGAAGGCGGTGGAATACTTCATCAAGCAAAAGTTCGATGCCCTGGGCGGACTTGACCAGTACAAGGAGTTCATTCACTTTGGATTGACCTCTCAAGATATCAATAACACCGCTATACCCTACTCCTTCAAGCAAGCGTTGCTGAAGGTGTACTACCCTGCTATTGACGATCTGTTGGCCACCCTGAAAGGCTACGCACAAGAATGGAAAGCGGTACCTATGCTGGCTCATACGCATGGTCAGCCTGCATCACCCACCCGTTTAGGTAAGGAGATCGAGGTGTTCATCGAGCGTATCGAAAAACAACTGGAGCTGGCCAAGGCCATCCCGTATTCGGCTAAATTTGGCGGTGCTACGGGCAACTTCAATGCCCACAATGTGGCGTATCCAGCCATTAGCTGGGTCACCTTTGGCAACCATTTCGTGAACAGTGTTTTAGGACTGAGCCGCTCGCAGCATACCACCCAGATCGAGCATTACGATAATTTTGCCGCACAGTGTGATGCCCTGAAACGCATCAACAATATTATCATGGATCTTGACCGCGATATGTGGACCTACATTTCCATGAATTACTTTAAGCAAAAGATCAAGGCCGGCGAGGTTGGATCATCGGCCATGCCGCACAAGGTGAACCCGATCGATTTTGAGAACTCGGAAGGTAACATTGGCATGGCTAACGCCTTGTTCGAGCACCTTGCCGCAAAATTACCGGTATCGCGCCTGCAACGTGACCTTACCGACTCGACCGTGCTGCGTAACATCGGCGTTCCGGTGGCTCACTCGCTGATCGCCATCAAGTCGACAATCCGTGGCCTGAACAAGTTGTTACTTAACGAAGCGGCTATCCAGCGCGACCTCGAAGACAACTGGGCCGTAGTAGCCGAGGCGATACAGACCATTTTACGCCGCGAGAACTTTCCCAACCCTTATGAGGCGTTAAAGGACCTCACCCGTACTAACCAGCAGATCAATGCCCAAAGCATTTCCGTTTTTGTAGATGGTTTAGAGGTGAGTGACGCGGTGAAGGCCGAACTGAAACAGATCAGCCCTTGGACCTATACCGGCGTATAA